A region from the Agrobacterium cucumeris genome encodes:
- the ccoN gene encoding cytochrome-c oxidase, cbb3-type subunit I, producing MNYTLETAIVALGAFLALLGAAFSHDSLFAAHMWVLFFTLLVSTVLLLRRVSFAPVDPAALARRKSEYFDEVVKYGVIATVFWGVVGFLVGVVVALQLAFPDLNIAPYFNFGRMRPLHTSAVIFAFGGNALIATSFYVVQRTCRARLFGGNLGWFVFWGYNLFIIMAATGYLLGITQGREYAEPEWYVDIWLTIVWVAYLVTFLGTIFMRKEPHIYVANWFYLGFIVTIAMLHIVNNLAVPVSFLGVKSYSAFSGVQDALTQWWYGHNAVGFFLTAGFLGMMYYFIPKQVNRPVYSYRLSIIHFWALIFMYIWAGPHHLHYTALPDWAQTLGMVFSVMLWMPSWGGMINGLMTLSGAWDKIRTDPVVRMMVMAVAFYGMATFEGPMMSIKAVNSLSHYTDWTIGHVHSGALGWNGMITFGAIYYLTPKLWGRDRLYSLQLVNWHFWLATLGIVVYAAVMWVAGIQQALMWREYDSQGFLVYSFAESVAALFPYYVMRALGGLMFLSGALIMAYNVTMTILGHQREEGARKDAAPSLQPAE from the coding sequence ATGAATTACACGTTAGAAACCGCGATCGTGGCCCTTGGGGCCTTTCTCGCGTTGCTTGGGGCAGCTTTTTCCCATGACAGTCTTTTCGCCGCCCATATGTGGGTGCTGTTCTTTACACTGCTGGTCAGCACGGTGCTTCTGTTGCGCCGTGTCTCCTTCGCGCCTGTCGATCCGGCCGCGCTCGCCCGCCGCAAGTCGGAATATTTCGACGAGGTGGTGAAATACGGCGTCATCGCCACCGTGTTCTGGGGTGTCGTCGGTTTTCTGGTCGGGGTCGTGGTGGCGCTTCAGCTTGCCTTTCCCGATCTCAACATCGCACCCTATTTCAATTTCGGCCGCATGCGGCCGCTGCACACCTCGGCGGTGATCTTCGCTTTCGGCGGAAATGCGCTGATCGCCACGTCTTTTTACGTGGTGCAGAGAACCTGTCGCGCGCGCCTGTTCGGCGGCAATCTCGGCTGGTTCGTGTTCTGGGGTTATAATCTCTTCATCATCATGGCCGCCACCGGTTACCTGCTCGGCATCACCCAGGGCCGCGAATATGCGGAGCCGGAATGGTATGTCGATATCTGGCTGACCATCGTCTGGGTCGCCTATCTCGTGACCTTCCTCGGCACGATCTTCATGCGCAAGGAGCCACATATCTATGTGGCGAACTGGTTCTATCTCGGCTTCATCGTCACCATCGCCATGTTGCACATCGTCAATAATCTGGCGGTGCCCGTGTCGTTCCTGGGCGTCAAGAGCTATTCGGCGTTCTCCGGCGTGCAGGATGCGCTGACGCAATGGTGGTACGGCCATAACGCCGTCGGCTTCTTCCTGACGGCTGGCTTCCTCGGCATGATGTATTATTTCATTCCGAAGCAGGTGAACCGCCCGGTCTATTCCTACCGCCTGTCGATCATCCACTTCTGGGCGCTGATCTTCATGTATATCTGGGCCGGCCCGCATCATCTGCACTATACCGCGCTGCCCGACTGGGCGCAGACGCTCGGCATGGTGTTCTCGGTGATGCTGTGGATGCCTTCGTGGGGCGGCATGATCAACGGCCTGATGACGCTTTCGGGCGCATGGGACAAGATCCGCACCGATCCCGTCGTGCGCATGATGGTGATGGCGGTGGCCTTCTACGGCATGGCGACCTTCGAAGGTCCGATGATGTCGATCAAGGCCGTCAACTCGCTCAGCCACTATACCGACTGGACCATCGGCCACGTTCATTCCGGCGCGCTTGGCTGGAACGGCATGATCACCTTCGGCGCGATCTATTACCTGACGCCGAAACTCTGGGGCAGGGACCGTCTCTACAGCCTGCAACTGGTCAACTGGCACTTCTGGCTCGCCACGCTCGGCATCGTCGTTTACGCCGCCGTCATGTGGGTGGCCGGCATCCAGCAGGCTCTGATGTGGCGCGAATATGATAGCCAGGGCTTCCTCGTCTATTCCTTCGCGGAATCGGTCGCGGCCTTGTTCCCCTATTACGTGATGCGTGCACTGGGTGGCCTGATGTTCCTCAGCGGCGCGCTGATCATGGCCTACAACGTCACGATGACCATTCTCGGTCATCAACGCGAGGAGGGCGCCCGCAAGGACGCGGCTCCTTCGCTGCAGCCTGCTGAATAA
- the cobU gene encoding bifunctional adenosylcobinamide kinase/adenosylcobinamide-phosphate guanylyltransferase, with the protein MTDKNRSVFILGGARSGKSRFAEDLAVNAGGNLHYLATGRPWDEEMRDRIGHHQARRGGEWATHEAPVDVVSVLARLDRPENVILIDCLTLWLTNLMMENADIEVAFDVLAAAVAPARAKLILVSNEVGLGIVPENHMAREFRDHAGRLHQRIAAIADDVFFVAAGLPLKMKG; encoded by the coding sequence ATGACAGATAAAAACCGCTCCGTTTTCATTCTTGGCGGCGCGCGCTCCGGCAAGTCGCGTTTTGCGGAGGATCTTGCGGTAAATGCCGGCGGAAACCTGCATTATCTGGCCACCGGCAGGCCATGGGATGAGGAGATGCGTGACCGTATCGGCCATCATCAGGCGCGGCGTGGCGGCGAGTGGGCGACCCATGAAGCGCCGGTCGACGTAGTCTCGGTGCTCGCGCGCCTCGACCGGCCGGAGAATGTCATCCTCATCGACTGCCTGACATTGTGGCTCACCAATCTGATGATGGAAAATGCCGATATCGAGGTCGCCTTCGACGTTTTGGCGGCGGCGGTGGCGCCGGCAAGAGCGAAACTGATTCTCGTCTCCAACGAGGTTGGTCTTGGCATCGTGCCTGAAAATCACATGGCGCGTGAATTCCGCGATCATGCCGGCCGGCTGCACCAGCGTATCGCGGCCATTGCCGACGACGTCTTTTTCGTCGCCGCCGGGCTGCCCCTGAAGATGAAGGGCTGA
- a CDS encoding DUF599 domain-containing protein, translating to MTVMDYISIVIFVVLWAAYTHITTGSRLFSRASLNQAMAERRRDWIMNSLKRDLKMIDTQIMAGLQNGTAFFASTSIFAIGGCFALLGATEQVESVFRDMPFVHYSGRTAFELKVIGLTCLFGYSFFKFGWSYRLFNYCTILFGAIPMVHDASSDRVAAERAAENVIKMNIIAAKNFNDGLRTIFLSIGYLGWFISPYVFIASTVIIIVALLRRQFFSEARRAIMEDSRP from the coding sequence ATGACCGTCATGGACTATATATCGATCGTCATTTTCGTCGTGCTGTGGGCTGCCTATACCCATATCACGACGGGATCGCGGCTGTTTTCGCGCGCCAGCCTCAACCAGGCCATGGCCGAACGCCGGCGCGACTGGATCATGAATTCGCTCAAACGCGACCTGAAGATGATCGACACCCAGATCATGGCCGGTCTGCAGAACGGCACGGCCTTCTTCGCCTCCACCTCCATCTTCGCAATCGGCGGCTGTTTTGCCCTGCTCGGCGCCACCGAGCAGGTCGAATCGGTGTTTCGCGACATGCCGTTCGTGCATTATTCCGGACGCACGGCTTTCGAGCTGAAGGTTATCGGGCTCACCTGTCTGTTCGGTTATTCCTTCTTCAAATTCGGCTGGTCTTACCGCCTGTTCAACTATTGCACGATCCTGTTCGGCGCCATTCCGATGGTCCATGATGCGAGTTCCGACCGCGTGGCGGCCGAGCGCGCCGCCGAAAACGTCATAAAGATGAACATCATCGCTGCTAAGAACTTCAATGATGGCCTGCGGACGATCTTTCTGTCCATCGGTTATCTCGGTTGGTTCATCAGCCCCTATGTCTTCATTGCCAGCACCGTGATCATCATCGTGGCGCTCTTGCGCCGGCAGTTCTTTTCCGAGGCGCGTCGCGCCATCATGGAAGACAGCAGGCCTTGA
- a CDS encoding heparan-alpha-glucosaminide N-acetyltransferase encodes MDKNAAITETSRRGRIGGLDTLRGLALLAMASYHFTWNLEYFGYLEPGTATTGLWKLYARGIATSFLFLAGFSLFLAHGKGLNWPSFGKRFAMVAGSALLITAATYFAFPDSFIFFGILHNIAAASLVGLLFLRAPALVTLLFAVIAFVLPQYLQSDLFNAKWLAWIGFSTMPPRSNDYVPLLPWLAPFLAGLGVSQFVTPRGWLDRFRNPSSPRNLVASAGRHSLAFYLIHQPVLIGVVYVLSVLAPPPPVDQVELYKSSCEKSCVEQANGVELCQRFCGCTLEKLQAESLFDIMMEGKLSADQQTKVSELAQQCTVEAQ; translated from the coding sequence ATGGATAAAAACGCAGCCATCACCGAAACCAGCCGCAGGGGCCGCATAGGCGGTCTTGATACCCTGCGCGGGCTGGCGCTTCTCGCCATGGCATCCTACCACTTCACGTGGAACCTGGAATATTTCGGTTATCTCGAACCCGGCACGGCAACCACGGGCCTGTGGAAGCTTTACGCCCGCGGCATCGCCACCTCATTCCTGTTTCTGGCCGGTTTCAGCCTGTTTCTCGCCCATGGCAAAGGCCTGAACTGGCCGTCCTTCGGCAAGCGTTTCGCCATGGTGGCAGGTTCGGCGCTGCTGATTACCGCCGCCACCTATTTCGCCTTTCCCGACAGTTTCATCTTCTTCGGCATCCTGCATAATATCGCCGCCGCAAGCCTCGTCGGGCTGCTGTTCCTGCGCGCACCAGCGCTGGTGACGCTGCTTTTCGCGGTGATCGCCTTCGTGTTGCCGCAATATCTGCAATCCGATCTCTTTAATGCGAAATGGCTGGCCTGGATCGGCTTTTCCACCATGCCGCCCCGCTCCAACGACTATGTGCCGTTGCTGCCCTGGCTCGCCCCGTTCCTCGCCGGACTTGGCGTTTCGCAATTTGTCACCCCTCGCGGCTGGCTGGATCGCTTTCGCAACCCCAGCTCACCACGCAATCTGGTTGCCAGCGCCGGCCGGCACAGCCTGGCCTTCTACCTCATTCATCAGCCAGTACTGATCGGCGTCGTTTATGTCCTGTCGGTCTTGGCACCGCCTCCTCCCGTGGATCAGGTGGAGCTTTACAAATCCAGCTGCGAAAAAAGCTGTGTCGAACAGGCGAACGGGGTGGAACTGTGCCAACGTTTCTGCGGCTGCACGCTGGAGAAACTGCAGGCGGAAAGCCTGTTTGACATCATGATGGAAGGCAAGCTCAGCGCCGATCAGCAGACGAAGGTCAGCGAACTGGCACAGCAGTGTACGGTTGAGGCGCAGTAA
- a CDS encoding MerR family transcriptional regulator: MDKYYSITELTREFGVSTRTLRFYEDEGLIHPERRGRTRLFRAADRRLIQEILRGRRIGFTIAEIREIIHVYKEPPGESGQLVLLMKKVDEKRADLRQKRKDIEETLAELDNVEEACLTRLAEIGVGT; the protein is encoded by the coding sequence TTGGACAAGTATTATAGCATAACCGAACTGACACGCGAATTCGGTGTTTCCACCCGCACCTTGCGTTTTTACGAGGATGAGGGCCTCATTCACCCTGAGCGCCGCGGTCGCACACGGCTTTTCAGGGCCGCCGACCGTCGTCTCATTCAGGAAATCCTGCGCGGCCGCCGTATTGGATTTACGATAGCCGAAATTCGCGAGATCATTCACGTCTACAAGGAGCCGCCAGGCGAATCGGGTCAGCTTGTGCTTTTGATGAAGAAGGTCGATGAAAAGCGCGCCGATCTCAGGCAGAAGCGCAAGGACATCGAGGAGACGCTAGCGGAACTCGACAATGTCGAAGAGGCCTGTCTGACGCGGCTTGCCGAAATCGGCGTCGGGACGTGA
- the mgtE gene encoding magnesium transporter, which translates to MTDRDDDLAAPEELRPTEAPSDIYAEDGSVRSDFLAMVGAAIADRDLLFLRKNVARLHESELGDVLESILPEQRHALVRLLGSDFDMTALTEVDEGIRLDIVDQMSNEQIAAGIGELDSDDAVYILEDLDDDDREDILSQLPFTERVRLMRALDYPESSAGRRMQTEFVAVPPFWTVGQTIDYLREEEELPESFSQIFVIDPTFKLVGALDLDKVLRAKRQVKIETIMHETNHSIPAEMDQEEAAQLFEQYDLLSAAVVDNNGRLVGVLTIDDVVDVIQEEAEEDLLRLGGVGDEELSDSIVSTSRSRVPWLAVNLLTAFLSASVISLFDATIQQIIALAILMPAVAGMGGNAGSQTMTVSVRALATKSLDIHNAARIIRREAGVGILNGMLFGCAIGIVAGIWFQDIHIGGIIATAMCLNMLAAALAGILIPLVLDKFGADPAVSSAVFVTAVTDIVGFFAFLGIATWWYGISG; encoded by the coding sequence ATGACAGACCGTGACGACGATCTTGCCGCTCCCGAAGAGTTGAGGCCGACAGAAGCACCCTCCGACATCTATGCCGAGGACGGGTCCGTCCGTTCGGATTTTCTGGCGATGGTGGGGGCGGCGATTGCCGACCGCGACCTGCTTTTCCTGCGCAAGAATGTGGCGCGGCTGCATGAGTCCGAACTCGGCGACGTGCTGGAATCCATTCTGCCCGAACAGCGCCACGCACTCGTGCGGCTTCTCGGTTCCGATTTCGACATGACGGCGCTGACCGAGGTGGATGAAGGCATCCGCCTCGATATCGTCGACCAGATGTCGAACGAGCAGATCGCCGCCGGTATCGGCGAGCTGGATTCGGACGACGCCGTTTACATTCTCGAAGATCTCGATGATGACGATCGCGAGGATATTCTCTCGCAGCTGCCGTTTACCGAGCGGGTGCGACTGATGCGGGCGCTGGATTATCCGGAAAGCTCGGCCGGTCGCCGTATGCAGACGGAATTCGTCGCCGTGCCGCCGTTCTGGACCGTCGGCCAGACCATCGATTATCTGCGCGAGGAGGAGGAGCTCCCGGAATCTTTCTCGCAGATATTCGTCATCGATCCCACCTTCAAGCTGGTCGGCGCGCTCGATCTCGACAAGGTGCTGCGCGCCAAGCGGCAGGTGAAGATCGAAACGATCATGCACGAGACCAACCACTCCATTCCGGCCGAAATGGACCAGGAAGAGGCGGCGCAGCTTTTCGAGCAATATGACCTTCTGTCCGCCGCCGTGGTCGACAATAACGGCCGGCTGGTCGGCGTGCTGACCATCGATGATGTGGTCGACGTCATTCAGGAAGAGGCTGAAGAGGACTTGCTGCGCCTCGGCGGTGTGGGTGATGAAGAGCTGTCGGATAGTATCGTCAGCACCTCGCGCTCGCGTGTGCCGTGGCTTGCGGTCAACCTGCTCACCGCCTTTCTGTCCGCCTCGGTCATCAGCCTGTTCGATGCGACGATCCAGCAGATCATTGCACTGGCAATCCTGATGCCGGCGGTGGCCGGCATGGGCGGCAATGCGGGATCGCAGACCATGACGGTGTCGGTGCGGGCGCTGGCCACCAAAAGCCTCGATATTCACAACGCCGCGCGCATCATCCGGCGCGAAGCGGGTGTCGGTATCCTGAACGGCATGTTGTTCGGCTGCGCCATTGGCATCGTTGCCGGAATCTGGTTTCAGGATATCCATATTGGCGGCATCATCGCCACGGCCATGTGCCTCAACATGCTGGCGGCGGCGCTGGCCGGCATTCTCATTCCGCTGGTTCTGGACAAGTTCGGGGCTGATCCTGCCGTTTCTTCGGCGGTGTTCGTGACTGCGGTCACCGATATCGTCGGCTTTTTTGCCTTTCTGGGCATCGCAACTTGGTGGTATGGTATTTCCGGGTAG
- a CDS encoding FdhF/YdeP family oxidoreductase, protein MSKTDFIGKASSAAGGWGALKSVGKRLMESGAPLSGARALLKANQPDGFDCPGCAWGDPEHGSSFEFCENGVKAVAWEATEARVPPDFFATRTVSELRGWSDYELEKQGRLTHPMRYDRATDKYLPVSWDDAFAEIGRILNSLDNPNRAEFYTSGRASNEAAFIYQLMVRLFGTNNFPDCSNMCHEASGVGLKASIGVGKGTVLLEDFEHADAIFVIGQNPGTNHPRMLGDLRRAALRGARIAVFNPIREKGLERFADPQDKIEMITGSNTRIATNYYQPRQGGDMAAVRGMSKAVFAADDAARAAGEDAIIDYDFIAEHAVEFEAYRAAVEATSWETILDQSGLTRAEIEEAARIYMNAGSVIATWAMGVTQHRHSVIIVREITNFMLLRGNIGRPGAGLCPVRGHSNVQGDRTVGIDEKAPPALLDALEKELGIPMPRKPGHNTVEAVAAMLDGEAQTFIALGGNFMRATPDSPLIVKAFEKQKLTVNIATKLNHSHLVPGETSFVLPCLGRTEIDLNSLGRPQIVTVEDSMSMVHGSGGINPPASNELRSEVAIVAGIAQATLGNVHVNWKALADDYDLIRDMIERVIPGFDNFNERVRVPRGFRLRNTASEREWNTPAKKATFYSGPLPEKTEHQQALTRDDLFVLQTFRSHDQYNTTIYGMDDRYRGVYGERHVIFMNTKDMETLGAHSRQRVDVIGEYGDGVERIAENFRLVPYNIPQGSVGGYYPELNVLVPLSSYGDGSFTPTSKSVLVSIRLRPGAS, encoded by the coding sequence ATGAGCAAGACGGATTTCATCGGCAAGGCATCTTCGGCCGCAGGCGGCTGGGGCGCGCTGAAAAGCGTGGGCAAACGGCTTATGGAATCCGGTGCGCCGCTTTCTGGCGCGCGTGCGCTGTTGAAGGCAAACCAGCCTGATGGTTTCGATTGCCCCGGTTGCGCATGGGGCGATCCCGAACACGGATCTTCCTTCGAATTCTGCGAAAACGGCGTCAAGGCGGTGGCATGGGAAGCGACGGAAGCCCGGGTGCCGCCGGATTTCTTCGCCACCCGCACCGTCTCCGAATTGCGCGGCTGGTCCGACTATGAGCTGGAAAAACAGGGTCGCCTAACCCACCCGATGCGTTACGACCGGGCGACCGACAAATATCTGCCTGTCTCCTGGGACGACGCCTTTGCCGAAATCGGCCGGATTCTCAACAGCCTCGACAATCCGAACCGGGCGGAATTTTATACATCCGGCCGCGCCTCCAACGAGGCCGCCTTCATTTATCAATTGATGGTCCGGCTTTTCGGCACCAACAATTTCCCCGATTGTTCCAACATGTGCCACGAGGCAAGCGGTGTTGGCCTGAAAGCCTCGATCGGTGTCGGCAAGGGCACGGTGCTGCTGGAGGATTTCGAGCACGCCGATGCGATTTTCGTCATCGGCCAGAACCCCGGCACCAACCACCCGCGCATGCTGGGTGATCTGCGCCGGGCAGCCCTTCGTGGCGCGAGGATTGCTGTCTTCAATCCCATTCGCGAAAAAGGTCTGGAGCGTTTTGCCGATCCGCAGGACAAGATCGAGATGATCACCGGCAGCAACACCAGGATCGCTACCAACTATTACCAGCCGCGACAGGGCGGCGACATGGCGGCCGTGCGCGGCATGAGCAAGGCGGTCTTCGCCGCCGACGATGCCGCAAGGGCTGCGGGTGAAGACGCCATCATCGATTACGATTTCATCGCCGAACATGCGGTGGAGTTCGAGGCCTACCGCGCTGCCGTGGAGGCGACAAGCTGGGAAACCATTCTCGACCAGTCGGGCCTCACCCGCGCGGAAATCGAGGAAGCAGCACGCATCTACATGAATGCCGGTTCCGTCATCGCCACATGGGCCATGGGCGTCACCCAGCACCGCCACTCGGTCATCATTGTCCGCGAAATCACCAATTTCATGTTGCTGCGCGGCAATATCGGCCGTCCCGGCGCCGGCCTCTGCCCGGTGCGCGGCCACTCCAACGTGCAGGGCGACCGTACCGTCGGCATCGATGAAAAAGCCCCACCTGCCCTTCTCGATGCGCTGGAGAAGGAACTCGGCATTCCCATGCCACGCAAGCCCGGCCACAACACCGTCGAGGCCGTGGCCGCCATGCTGGATGGCGAGGCTCAGACCTTTATCGCGCTTGGCGGTAATTTCATGCGGGCGACACCCGACAGCCCGCTGATCGTCAAGGCGTTCGAAAAGCAGAAGCTGACGGTCAATATCGCCACCAAGCTCAACCATTCGCATCTGGTGCCGGGCGAAACCTCCTTCGTCCTGCCCTGTCTCGGGCGAACGGAAATCGATCTGAATTCATTGGGCCGTCCGCAGATCGTCACCGTCGAAGATTCCATGAGCATGGTGCATGGTTCCGGCGGCATCAACCCGCCCGCTTCGAACGAACTGCGTTCCGAAGTCGCCATCGTCGCAGGCATTGCACAGGCAACCCTCGGCAATGTCCATGTGAACTGGAAGGCACTCGCCGATGACTACGATCTCATTCGCGACATGATCGAGCGGGTCATTCCCGGTTTCGACAATTTCAACGAACGCGTCCGCGTGCCGCGCGGTTTTCGTCTGCGCAACACGGCGTCTGAACGGGAATGGAACACGCCGGCGAAAAAGGCGACCTTCTATAGCGGCCCACTGCCCGAAAAGACCGAACACCAGCAGGCGCTGACGCGCGACGACCTCTTCGTGCTGCAGACCTTCCGCAGCCACGATCAGTACAACACCACCATCTACGGCATGGATGATCGCTATCGCGGCGTCTATGGCGAACGCCACGTCATCTTCATGAACACGAAGGACATGGAGACGCTCGGCGCCCATTCCCGCCAGCGTGTGGATGTCATCGGCGAATATGGCGACGGCGTCGAGCGCATAGCCGAGAATTTCCGGCTGGTGCCCTATAATATCCCGCAGGGCAGCGTCGGCGGCTATTATCCGGAACTGAACGTGCTGGTGCCGCTGTCGAGTTATGGTGATGGCAGCTTCACACCAACATCGAAATCGGTGCTGGTCTCCATCCGCCTGCGACCGGGTGCCTCCTGA
- a CDS encoding peptide deformylase — translation MAIRPILPYPHAGLSEICAPVTAFDDHLQNLVTDLIDTMRAAPGVGITAAHIGIKQRVFVLELTPGTVLTYVNPEIITRSTQTMRHMEGSVSMPGFTDEVERPDKVEVRFQDISGAEHRQTAEGFHAICIQHEIDQLDGIFWLKRLSKLKRDRLVKKWEKSRKP, via the coding sequence TTGGCAATCAGGCCAATCCTGCCCTATCCTCATGCCGGCCTGTCCGAAATCTGCGCGCCGGTCACCGCTTTTGATGATCATCTGCAAAATCTGGTGACGGATCTGATCGACACCATGCGCGCCGCCCCCGGTGTCGGCATCACCGCGGCCCATATCGGCATAAAACAACGCGTTTTCGTGCTGGAACTGACGCCGGGTACCGTTCTGACCTACGTCAATCCTGAAATCATAACCCGGTCCACCCAGACCATGCGCCATATGGAGGGCAGCGTTTCCATGCCCGGTTTTACGGATGAGGTGGAGCGGCCGGATAAGGTCGAGGTACGGTTTCAGGATATATCAGGTGCGGAGCACCGGCAGACCGCCGAAGGATTTCACGCCATCTGCATTCAGCATGAAATCGACCAGCTGGATGGCATTTTCTGGCTTAAACGCCTTTCGAAGCTGAAGCGCGACCGGCTGGTGAAAAAATGGGAAAAGTCTCGCAAGCCGTGA
- a CDS encoding OsmC family protein — MADGAKVKSRPVGAAAKLGRLGRPAISTVTGGALEIVTGVSERGFNPIDLLYSSLAACLALSARIAASQMGLLDRFEGVVVEVSGEKSAAEPYRIIRFDIKVEFAGDFDDATRTALAHAAEDICTVSNTLKGDAEFVLSIAD, encoded by the coding sequence ATGGCCGATGGTGCGAAGGTGAAATCGAGACCAGTTGGCGCTGCCGCCAAACTCGGGCGGCTTGGTCGCCCCGCTATTTCGACGGTGACCGGCGGCGCGCTGGAGATCGTCACCGGTGTCTCGGAACGGGGATTTAACCCGATCGATCTCCTCTACTCCTCACTCGCCGCCTGTCTGGCGCTCAGCGCCCGAATCGCGGCAAGCCAAATGGGATTGCTTGATCGTTTCGAGGGTGTCGTCGTTGAGGTCTCCGGTGAAAAATCCGCCGCGGAGCCCTATCGCATCATCCGTTTCGATATCAAGGTCGAGTTTGCCGGGGATTTCGACGACGCGACCCGCACCGCGCTCGCCCATGCGGCCGAGGATATCTGCACCGTCAGTAACACACTGAAGGGTGACGCTGAATTCGTGCTGTCGATTGCCGACTGA
- a CDS encoding Thivi_2564 family membrane protein produces MVTSTLVSILITFLVIVLVLWLIARLPVGGGAKQIAQIIVIIIGIISLLKYLAVF; encoded by the coding sequence ATGGTTACATCTACGCTCGTCAGCATTTTGATCACCTTCCTGGTGATCGTGCTCGTATTGTGGCTCATCGCACGACTGCCAGTCGGCGGCGGCGCGAAACAGATCGCGCAGATCATCGTCATCATCATCGGCATTATTTCACTGCTGAAATATCTCGCGGTCTTCTGA
- a CDS encoding PAS domain-containing protein translates to MLAFVRKKCPGVFVLGDKTDSDDALGYYMWSISDNRLIMDAVTAECHGFSEPAASRGVTIEEVLEKIDVEMRDRVAQAIFDSITTGVFFDQRYKVNLPDGSVRWILAKGRAIFDADNTPFLGIGSVRDITLKKPYQFEPRQ, encoded by the coding sequence GTGTTAGCTTTTGTCAGAAAAAAATGTCCGGGGGTTTTCGTGCTGGGAGACAAGACGGATTCGGACGATGCGCTCGGTTATTACATGTGGAGCATTTCCGATAACAGGCTGATCATGGATGCGGTGACTGCGGAATGCCACGGTTTTTCCGAACCGGCGGCGTCGCGCGGGGTGACGATCGAGGAAGTCCTTGAAAAAATTGATGTGGAAATGCGCGATCGGGTGGCCCAGGCTATTTTCGACAGCATAACCACCGGTGTGTTCTTCGATCAACGTTACAAGGTCAATTTGCCAGATGGTTCAGTCCGCTGGATTTTGGCGAAGGGCAGGGCGATTTTTGATGCCGACAATACGCCGTTTCTGGGTATTGGCAGCGTTCGGGATATTACGCTCAAGAAACCCTATCAGTTCGAGCCTCGACAGTAG
- the lipB gene encoding lipoyl(octanoyl) transferase LipB: MLTRTDIETNMFPLAGSPPVRWRISEGLVPYGQAIEEMEREVAAIASGEADELVWLLEHPPLYTAGTSADAADLIEPDRFPVFATGRGGEYTYHGPGQRVVYVMLDLKRRRQDVRAYVAALEDVIIRTLDKMNVRGERREDRVGVWVRRPEKPLLPGGGMAEDKIAALGIRLRKWVSFHGLSINVDPDLGHFSGIVPCGISAYGVTSLVDLGLPVMIGDVDVLLREAFEEVFGPAAPETGAGG; the protein is encoded by the coding sequence ATGCTCACACGCACGGATATCGAGACAAATATGTTCCCCCTCGCCGGTTCGCCGCCCGTTCGCTGGCGAATCTCGGAAGGTCTCGTCCCTTACGGACAGGCGATCGAGGAAATGGAGCGCGAAGTTGCAGCCATCGCCAGCGGCGAGGCGGACGAACTTGTCTGGCTTCTTGAGCATCCGCCGCTTTATACCGCTGGCACCAGCGCCGATGCCGCCGATCTCATCGAGCCGGACCGTTTTCCCGTCTTCGCCACCGGTCGTGGCGGCGAATATACCTATCATGGCCCGGGGCAGCGGGTCGTTTACGTCATGCTGGACCTGAAACGACGCCGGCAGGATGTCCGCGCCTATGTGGCGGCGCTGGAAGACGTGATCATCCGCACGCTGGACAAGATGAATGTTCGCGGCGAGCGGCGCGAAGATCGGGTCGGCGTCTGGGTCAGGCGGCCTGAAAAACCGTTACTGCCGGGCGGCGGCATGGCCGAGGACAAGATTGCCGCACTCGGTATCAGGCTGCGCAAATGGGTGAGCTTCCACGGGCTATCGATCAATGTCGACCCTGACCTCGGGCATTTCTCCGGCATCGTTCCCTGCGGCATCAGCGCCTATGGCGTCACCAGCCTTGTCGATCTCGGATTGCCGGTTATGATCGGCGATGTCGACGTTCTGCTGCGTGAGGCCTTCGAGGAGGTTTTCGGACCGGCAGCGCCCGAAACCGGCGCAGGCGGCTAA